A genomic region of Metopolophium dirhodum isolate CAU chromosome 1, ASM1992520v1, whole genome shotgun sequence contains the following coding sequences:
- the LOC132933015 gene encoding uncharacterized protein LOC132933015, producing MSSSDEKTPQIMTPKKKNPKGKPVCSGQKLIIINHYKSVLNNSGKMKFRELITHISENLGIGYHTVRKTISEYNTTKCVKSPNRKRQKPGIVDKIDEFDKNAIRRKVHSFWFNKELPTIPKLLSAINEDETLPNIKKTSLGIVLKSLNFKYTKRQRNSFLLERSDLVAWRRNYLLQIRQFREEGRPIYYLDETWINVGDCSTKVWVDQTVTSHRMAFLEGLSTGAPNPTGKGKRLIILHIGSTDGFLQRGLLCFESKKNTSDYHDEMNGQTFKEWFEEILPLLKDNAVVVMDNAPYHSVKSEKVPNMSWKKADIVNWILLKDEEIDITNKAKSDLIEIVKRLKPK from the exons ATGAGTTCTTCAGATGAAAAAACACCACAAATTATGACTCCAAAGAAAAAGAATCCTAAAGGAAAA CCTGTCTGTAGTGGTCAGAAATTGATCATTATCAACCACTACAAGTCGGTATTGAACAATAGCGGCAAGATGAAGTTTCGTGAGCTCATCACTCACATTTCTGAAAATCTTGGTATTGGTTACCACACAGTTCGTAAAACAATATCAGAATACAATACTACAAAATGTGTGAAATCACCTAACCGAAAAAGACAAAAGCCTGGTATTGTTGACAAAATAGATGAATTTGATAAGAACGCAATACGCAGAAAAGTTCATTCATTTTGGTTCAACAAAGAACTGCCAACAATTCCAAAGTTATTATCGGCAATAAATGAAGACGAAACCTTGCCAAATATTAAAAAGACTTCTTTAGGAATAGtgcttaaaagtttaaattttaaatatactaaacgTCAAAGAAATAGTTTCCTTTTAGAAAGAAGTGATCTGGTTGCTTGGCGTAGAAATTATTTGCTACAAATTCGTCAATTTCGAGAGGAAGGAAGACCAATCTATTATTTGGATGAAACGTGGATTAATGTTGGGGACTGTAGCACCAAAGTGTGGGTTGATCAAACGGTCACATCACATAGAATGGCATTCCTGGAGGGACTGTCGACCGGTGCACCAAATCCAACAGGCAAAGGGAAACGCTTGATCATCCTTCACATAGGGTCTACCGATGGTTTCTTACAACGTGGATTGTTATGTtttgaatctaaaaaaaatacgtcCGATTACCATGACGAAATGAACGGGCAGACATTCAAAGAATGGTTTGAAGAAATATTGCCTCTACTCAAGGATAACGCCGTTGTGGTGATGGACAACGCACCATATCATTCGGTAAAATCAGAAAAGGTTCCAAATATGAGTTGGAAAAAGGCAGATATTGTTAACTGGATACTATTAAAAGATGAAGAAATTGATATCACCAATAAGGCAAAAAGCGACCTCATAGAAATCGTGAAACGTCTCAAACctaagtaa
- the LOC132933016 gene encoding uncharacterized protein LOC132933016 translates to MYITLLSTPRSNNINILSIGGGQYINFGIVHGLTNLYKTEPNVNQLSVIELWFNIDGLPIDKKGSSFWPILCGLCINDSIKPFIVGSYFGIKKPSSVNEYLSEFVEELNEILTNGLQIDDLILNVRIKGIIADAPARAFIKQVKGHSGYFGCEKCEEEGEYLSGSLSFPGYRAQLRTDESFTNRYNEEHHIGTSPLLRIIGLGLISFIPLDYMHLCCLGIMKKILQFILKGTRVEDACNYIKLSKDQVISINQKMKIIKKWICSDFARIPNDLNNFNTFKATEFRQIMHGTLPF, encoded by the coding sequence atgtacataacatTATTGTCCACTCCTAGATCAAATAACatcaatattttatctattggTGGTGGTCAGTACATTAATTTTGGTATTGTGCATGgattaactaatttatataagACTGAGCCAAATGTGAATCAATTATCTGTAATTGAATTATGGTTCAATATTGATGGATTACCAATAGATAAGAAAGGATCCTCATTTTGGCCAATATTGTGCGGTCTATGTATAAATGACTCTATAAAGCCTTTTATTGTTGGTTcatattttggaataaaaaaacCTTCTAGTGTAAATGAATATTTATCTGAATTTGTTGAAGaacttaatgaaatattaacaaatGGTTTACAAAtagatgatttaattttaaatgtccgCATTAAAGGTATAATTGCCGACGCTCCTGCTCGTGCATTTATAAAACAAGTAAAGGGACATTCTGGGTACTTTGGATGTGAAAAGTGTGAAGAAGAAGGTGAATATTTATCAGGAAGCCTTTCTTTTCCTGGATATAGAGCTCAATTACGGACTGATGAGTCTTTCACAAACCGTTATAATGAAGAGCATCACATAGGAACGTCCCCATTATTGAGAATAATTGGTCTTGGACTTATCTCTTTTATTCCACTGGATTATATGCATCTGTGTTGCCTTgggataatgaaaaaaatactgcAGTTTATTCTTAAAGGAACTCGAGTGGAAGATGcttgtaattatattaagttgTCTAAAGACCAGGTTAtatcaataaatcaaaaaatgaaaattattaagaaatggATCTGTTCAGACTTTGCTCGAATTCCAaatgatttaaacaattttaatacttttaaggCTACTGAATTTAGACAAATTATGCACGGGACCTTACCTTTTTAA